A genomic segment from Sciurus carolinensis chromosome 1, mSciCar1.2, whole genome shotgun sequence encodes:
- the Agmat gene encoding agmatinase, mitochondrial isoform X1, giving the protein MASRARERASDMLRLLTSCGTLGLGSSARARPATGLCLPGRSPRRPASDVPRNHPPSSEFVARSVGICSMMRLPVQTSPEGLDAAFVGVPLDIGTSNRPGARFGPRRIREESVMLRTVNPSTGALPFQCLTVADLGDVNVNLYNLQDSCRLIREAYQKIVASGCVPLTLGGDHTITYPILQALAKKHGPVGLLHVDAHLDTADKALGEKLYHGTPFRRCVEEGLLDCKRVVQIGIRGSSMTLDPYRYNRNQGFRVVLAEDCWMKSLVPLMAEVRQQVGGKPLYISFDIDALDPAYAPGTGTPEIAGLTPSQALEIIRGCQGLNVVGCDLVEVSPLYDLSGRMAKVLRSHQQARKSTNVEESKILARDRLKPFSQKESLFFEMGVSLGCPGWL; this is encoded by the exons ATGGCCTCGCGGGCTCGGGAGCGGGCGAGCGACATGCTGCGTCTGCTGACATCCTGCGGCACCCTGGGCCTGGGGTCCAGCGCGCGCGCGCGACCTGCCACCGGGCTCTGCCTCCCGGGGCGCAGCCCCCGCCGCCCGGCCTCCGATGTCCCCCGGAACCACCCTCCTAGCTCCGAGTTCGTGGCCCGGTCTGTGGGCATCTGCTCCATGATGCGCCTGCCGGTGCAGACCTCACCCGAGGGGCTGGACGCTGCCTTCGTTGGGGTGCCCCTGGACATTGGCACCTCCAACCGGCCCGGTGCGAG ATTTGGACCTCGTCGTATCCGGGAAGAATCTGTGATGCTGCGGACTGTCAACCCTAGCACCGGGGCCCTGCCCTTCCAGTGCCTCACAGTAGCAGACCTGGGCGATGTGAATGTCAATCTTTACAACCTTCAGGACAGCTGCCGGCTAATTCGAGAAGCCTATCAGAAAATCGTAGCTTCTGGTTGTGTTCCTCTGACCTTGG GTGGAGATCACACAATCACGTATCCCATATTGCAAGCACTGGCAAAAAA ACATGGCCCCGTGGGGCTGCTGCATGTGGATGCCCACCTGGACACAGCCGACAAGGCCCTGGGGGAGAAGCTCTACCACGGGACACCCTTCCGGCGGTGTGTGGAAGAGGGGCTCCTGGATTGTAAGCGGGTGGTGCAGATTGGCATCCGGGGCTCTTCCATGACCTTGGATCCCTACAGATACAACAGGAACCAG GGCTTCCGGGTGGTCTTGGCTGAAGACTGCTGGATGAAGTCGCTGGTTCCTCTGATGGCGGAGGTCAGGCAGCAGGTGGGAGGCAAACCGCTCTACATCAGCTTTGATATTGACGCCTTGGATCCTGCCTATGCCCCGGGGACAGGGACACCTGAAATTGCTGGTCTCACCCCTAGTCAG GCTCTGGAGATCATCCGGGGCTGTCAGGGCCTGAACGTCGTGGGCTGTGATCTTGTGGAAGTCTCTCCGCTGTACGATCTCTCTG gGAGGATGGCAAAAGTCTTAAGAAGTCATCAACAGGCTCGAAAAAGCACAAATGTTGAAGAATCTAAAATACTTGCAAGAGATCGATTGAAACCTTTCTCACAAAAGGAGTcattgttttttgagatgggtgtctccttaggctgcccaggctggctgtga
- the Dnajc16 gene encoding dnaJ homolog subfamily C member 16 isoform X2 yields the protein MTRQYNINVYAPTILIFKEHINKPADMIQARGLKKQVIEDFITQNKYLLATRLTSQKLFHELCPVKRSHRQRKYCVVLLTAEAPKLSRPFEAFLSFALANTQDTVRFVHVHSGRQQEFASTLLPDGEAFQGKSAVSILERRNTAGRVVYKTLGDPWTGSESDKFVLLSHLDQLRKDPALLSSEAVLPDLMDELAPFFLLRWLYSASDYLADCWDSIFHSNWREMMPLLSLIFSALFILFGTVIVQAFSDSNDERESHPPDKEEVPEKVGKAEPSFTKDSSSKIPKKGFVEVTELTDVTYTSNLVRLRPGHMNVVLILSNSTKTSLLQKFALEVYSFTGTSCLHFSFLSLDKHREWLEYLLEFAQDAAPIPNQYDKHFLERDYTGYVLALNGHKKYFCLFKPQKTVEEEEALGSCGDLDPSLPLGESRGRPSCGLGPRPIKGKLSKLSLWMERLLEGSLQRFYIPSWPELD from the exons GCTCGAGGTCTGAAGAAGCAGGTCATCGAAGACTTCATCACCCAGAACAAGTACCTGTTGGCCACCAGGCTCACCAGCCAGAAGTTGTTCCATGAGCTCTGCCCGGTGAAACGGTCTCACCGACAGAGGAA GTACTGTGTGGTCCTGCTGACCGCCGAGGCTCCCAAGTTGAGCAGACCCTTCGAGGCCTTCCTGTCCTTTGCCCTGGCAAACACGCAGGACACTGTGCGGTTTGTGCACGTCCACAGTGGGCGGCAGCAGGAGTTTGCCAGCACGCTGCTGCCAGACGGCGAGGCGTTTCAGGGGAAGTCAGCG gTGTCTATTTTAGAGAGACGTAACACAGCAGGAAGGGTGGTGTATAAAACCCTGGGAGACCCCTGGACTGGGAGTGAGAGTGACAAATTCGTTCTTTTGAGTCATCTCGACCAACTGCGGAAGGATCCAGCTCTTCTGTCCTCTGAGGCTGTGCTTCCCGACTTGATGGACGAACTTGCTCCC TTCTTTCTCCTCCGGTGGCTGTACTCTGCATCCGACTACCTGGCTGACTGCTGGGACAGCATATTCCATAGCAACTG GCGGGAGATGATGCCCCTCCTGTCCCTCATCTTCTCTGCCCTCTTCATCCTCTTCGGCACTGTCATCGTCCAGGCCTTCAG tgACTCAAATGACGAGCGAGAGTCCCACCCGCCAGATAAAGAGGAAGTCCCCGAGAAGGTCGGGAAGGCCGAGCCGAGCTTCACCAAGGACAGCAGCAG CAAGATTCCTAAAAAAGGCTTCGTGGAGGTCACGGAACTCACAGACGTAACGTACACCAGCAACTTGGTACGCCTGAGGCCGGGCCACATGAACGTGGTCCTCATCCTGTCCAATTCCACCAAGACCAGCCTGCTGCAGAAATTTGCTCTGGAGGTCTACTCGTTCACTGG CACCAGCTGCCTGCACTTCTCCTTCCTGAGTCTGGACAAACACAGAGAGTGGCTGGAATACTTACTAGAATTTGCTCAAGATGCAGCCCCAATCCCAAACCAGTATGACAAGCACTTCCTGGAGCGGGACTATACGGGCTATGTCCTGGCCCTGAATGGCCACAAGAAATACTTCTGCCTCTTCAAGCCCCAAAAAAcagtggaagaggaggaggcccTGGGGTCCTGCGGTGACCTtgacccctccctccccctgggcGAGTCTCGGGGGAGACCCTCCTGTGGCCTGGGACCCCGGCCCATCAAGGGGAAGCTGAGCAAGTTGTCCCTGTGGATGGAGCGCCTGTTGGAAGGGTCCCTGCAGAGGTTCTACATCCCGTCCTGGCCCGAGCTAGACTGA
- the Agmat gene encoding agmatinase, mitochondrial isoform X3, producing MASRARERASDMLRLLTSCGTLGLGSSARARPATGLCLPGRSPRRPASDVPRNHPPSSEFVARSVGICSMMRLPVQTSPEGLDAAFVGVPLDIGTSNRPGARFGPRRIREESVMLRTVNPSTGALPFQCLTVADLGDVNVNLYNLQDSCRLIREAYQKIVASGCVPLTLGGDHTITYPILQALAKKHGPVGLLHVDAHLDTADKALGEKLYHGTPFRRCVEEGLLDCKRVVQIGIRGSSMTLDPYRYNRNQGFRVVLAEDCWMKSLVPLMAEVRQQVGGKPLYISFDIDALDPAYAPGTGTPEIAGLTPSQALEIIRGCQGLNVVGCDLVEVSPLYDLSGLSFALFTLS from the exons ATGGCCTCGCGGGCTCGGGAGCGGGCGAGCGACATGCTGCGTCTGCTGACATCCTGCGGCACCCTGGGCCTGGGGTCCAGCGCGCGCGCGCGACCTGCCACCGGGCTCTGCCTCCCGGGGCGCAGCCCCCGCCGCCCGGCCTCCGATGTCCCCCGGAACCACCCTCCTAGCTCCGAGTTCGTGGCCCGGTCTGTGGGCATCTGCTCCATGATGCGCCTGCCGGTGCAGACCTCACCCGAGGGGCTGGACGCTGCCTTCGTTGGGGTGCCCCTGGACATTGGCACCTCCAACCGGCCCGGTGCGAG ATTTGGACCTCGTCGTATCCGGGAAGAATCTGTGATGCTGCGGACTGTCAACCCTAGCACCGGGGCCCTGCCCTTCCAGTGCCTCACAGTAGCAGACCTGGGCGATGTGAATGTCAATCTTTACAACCTTCAGGACAGCTGCCGGCTAATTCGAGAAGCCTATCAGAAAATCGTAGCTTCTGGTTGTGTTCCTCTGACCTTGG GTGGAGATCACACAATCACGTATCCCATATTGCAAGCACTGGCAAAAAA ACATGGCCCCGTGGGGCTGCTGCATGTGGATGCCCACCTGGACACAGCCGACAAGGCCCTGGGGGAGAAGCTCTACCACGGGACACCCTTCCGGCGGTGTGTGGAAGAGGGGCTCCTGGATTGTAAGCGGGTGGTGCAGATTGGCATCCGGGGCTCTTCCATGACCTTGGATCCCTACAGATACAACAGGAACCAG GGCTTCCGGGTGGTCTTGGCTGAAGACTGCTGGATGAAGTCGCTGGTTCCTCTGATGGCGGAGGTCAGGCAGCAGGTGGGAGGCAAACCGCTCTACATCAGCTTTGATATTGACGCCTTGGATCCTGCCTATGCCCCGGGGACAGGGACACCTGAAATTGCTGGTCTCACCCCTAGTCAG GCTCTGGAGATCATCCGGGGCTGTCAGGGCCTGAACGTCGTGGGCTGTGATCTTGTGGAAGTCTCTCCGCTGTACGATCTCTCTG GACTCAGTTTTGCATTATTTACTCTAAGCTGA
- the Agmat gene encoding agmatinase, mitochondrial isoform X2 — MASRARERASDMLRLLTSCGTLGLGSSARARPATGLCLPGRSPRRPASDVPRNHPPSSEFVARSVGICSMMRLPVQTSPEGLDAAFVGVPLDIGTSNRPGARFGPRRIREESVMLRTVNPSTGALPFQCLTVADLGDVNVNLYNLQDSCRLIREAYQKIVASGCVPLTLGGDHTITYPILQALAKKHGPVGLLHVDAHLDTADKALGEKLYHGTPFRRCVEEGLLDCKRVVQIGIRGSSMTLDPYRYNRNQGFRVVLAEDCWMKSLVPLMAEVRQQVGGKPLYISFDIDALDPAYAPGTGTPEIAGLTPSQALEIIRGCQGLNVVGCDLVEVSPLYDLSGNTALLAANLLFEMLCVLPKVTTA, encoded by the exons ATGGCCTCGCGGGCTCGGGAGCGGGCGAGCGACATGCTGCGTCTGCTGACATCCTGCGGCACCCTGGGCCTGGGGTCCAGCGCGCGCGCGCGACCTGCCACCGGGCTCTGCCTCCCGGGGCGCAGCCCCCGCCGCCCGGCCTCCGATGTCCCCCGGAACCACCCTCCTAGCTCCGAGTTCGTGGCCCGGTCTGTGGGCATCTGCTCCATGATGCGCCTGCCGGTGCAGACCTCACCCGAGGGGCTGGACGCTGCCTTCGTTGGGGTGCCCCTGGACATTGGCACCTCCAACCGGCCCGGTGCGAG ATTTGGACCTCGTCGTATCCGGGAAGAATCTGTGATGCTGCGGACTGTCAACCCTAGCACCGGGGCCCTGCCCTTCCAGTGCCTCACAGTAGCAGACCTGGGCGATGTGAATGTCAATCTTTACAACCTTCAGGACAGCTGCCGGCTAATTCGAGAAGCCTATCAGAAAATCGTAGCTTCTGGTTGTGTTCCTCTGACCTTGG GTGGAGATCACACAATCACGTATCCCATATTGCAAGCACTGGCAAAAAA ACATGGCCCCGTGGGGCTGCTGCATGTGGATGCCCACCTGGACACAGCCGACAAGGCCCTGGGGGAGAAGCTCTACCACGGGACACCCTTCCGGCGGTGTGTGGAAGAGGGGCTCCTGGATTGTAAGCGGGTGGTGCAGATTGGCATCCGGGGCTCTTCCATGACCTTGGATCCCTACAGATACAACAGGAACCAG GGCTTCCGGGTGGTCTTGGCTGAAGACTGCTGGATGAAGTCGCTGGTTCCTCTGATGGCGGAGGTCAGGCAGCAGGTGGGAGGCAAACCGCTCTACATCAGCTTTGATATTGACGCCTTGGATCCTGCCTATGCCCCGGGGACAGGGACACCTGAAATTGCTGGTCTCACCCCTAGTCAG GCTCTGGAGATCATCCGGGGCTGTCAGGGCCTGAACGTCGTGGGCTGTGATCTTGTGGAAGTCTCTCCGCTGTACGATCTCTCTG GGAACACGGCCCTCCTGGCAGCTAACCTGCTGTTTGAGATGCTGTGTGTTCTCCCCAAAGTGACAACTGCCTGA